One Cryptosporangium aurantiacum DNA window includes the following coding sequences:
- a CDS encoding FAS1-like dehydratase domain-containing protein — MSDNDVQLDLTDVDPRVGQPVGGGQLWDPCSSSDVRRWVMAMDYPNPLHWDEEFARESKYGGLIAPQSIAVALDYGHGAQPACVGYIPGSHLIFGGEEWWFYGAPVRPGDQLFQERRFHDYKVVDTKFAGPTMFSRGDTTHTNQHGTLVAKERSTAIRYLAAEAEKRGLYDAQVGTARKWTATELNEIEKVRYDWLLSNRAGVSPHFDEVSVGDRLPRRVIGPHSIASFTTEYRAFLFNIWGTFHWVTPAGVEDPWVYQDPGWVEGFAFDEEGARIDPRKRDGLYVGPSRGHIDSDKAGEIGMGRAYGYGATMGAWCTDYLSYWAGHEGMVRHSKANFRGPAYEGDVTYFDAEVVGKEAESSWGVPLVQVKLRLTNQDGTVLVDCTAEVEVPR, encoded by the coding sequence ATGAGCGACAACGACGTCCAACTCGATCTCACCGACGTCGACCCCCGCGTCGGACAGCCGGTCGGCGGTGGACAGCTGTGGGACCCGTGCAGTTCGTCGGACGTCCGGCGCTGGGTGATGGCGATGGACTACCCGAACCCGCTGCACTGGGACGAGGAGTTCGCCCGCGAGTCCAAGTACGGCGGCCTGATCGCGCCCCAGTCGATCGCGGTGGCGCTGGACTACGGGCACGGCGCCCAGCCGGCCTGCGTCGGTTACATCCCCGGCAGCCACCTGATCTTCGGCGGCGAGGAGTGGTGGTTCTACGGCGCGCCGGTCCGCCCCGGTGACCAGCTGTTCCAGGAGCGCCGCTTCCACGACTACAAGGTCGTCGACACGAAGTTCGCCGGGCCGACGATGTTCTCCCGCGGCGACACCACGCACACCAACCAGCACGGGACGCTCGTCGCCAAGGAGCGGTCCACGGCGATCCGCTACCTCGCCGCCGAAGCCGAGAAGCGCGGGCTGTACGACGCGCAGGTCGGCACCGCGCGGAAGTGGACGGCGACCGAGCTGAACGAGATCGAGAAGGTGCGGTACGACTGGCTGCTCTCCAACCGCGCCGGGGTCTCGCCGCACTTCGACGAGGTGAGCGTCGGCGACCGCTTACCCCGCCGGGTGATCGGTCCGCACAGCATCGCCAGCTTCACGACCGAGTACCGCGCGTTCCTGTTCAACATCTGGGGGACGTTCCACTGGGTCACCCCCGCCGGCGTCGAGGATCCGTGGGTCTACCAGGACCCGGGCTGGGTCGAGGGCTTCGCGTTCGACGAGGAGGGCGCGCGGATCGACCCGCGGAAGCGGGACGGTCTCTACGTCGGCCCGTCCCGGGGCCACATCGACAGCGACAAGGCCGGCGAGATCGGGATGGGTCGCGCGTACGGCTACGGCGCGACGATGGGCGCCTGGTGCACCGACTACCTGTCCTACTGGGCCGGGCACGAGGGAATGGTCCGCCACTCGAAGGCGAACTTCCGCGGTCCGGCCTACGAGGGCGACGTCACGTACTTCGACGCGGAGGTCGTCGGTAAGGAGGCCGAGTCGTCCTGGGGCGTGCCGCTCGTCCAGGTGAAGCTACGGCTGACCAACCAGGACGGCACCGTGCTGGTGGACTGCACGGCCGAGGTGGAGGTGCCGCGATGA
- a CDS encoding MDR family oxidoreductase codes for MFSALLIEKDGTSQSVALTDLDDDRLPPGNVDVAVEYSTLNYKDALALLGRSPIVRSFPMVPGIDLAGVVTGSSHPSWQPGDKVVLNGWGVGERHWGGLAQRARLDGDWLIPLPAALTARQAMAIGTAGYTASLCVDALLTHGVRPDQGEVLVTGATGGVGSVAVALLARAGFSVAASTGKAAEAEYLQQLGATTVLDRAELSAAGKPLQKERWAGVVDSIGSHTLVNACAQTRYGGAVAACGLAGGMDLPGTVAPFILRGVALLGVDSVQAPAERRRAAWDRLARDLDPALIDTIADEIGLADAVATAGRLLDGAVRGRVVVDVNR; via the coding sequence ATGTTCTCGGCACTCCTCATCGAGAAGGACGGAACCTCGCAGTCCGTCGCGCTCACCGACCTGGACGACGACCGCCTCCCTCCCGGCAACGTCGACGTCGCGGTCGAGTACTCGACGCTCAACTACAAGGACGCGCTGGCCTTGCTCGGCCGGTCCCCGATCGTGCGCTCGTTCCCGATGGTTCCGGGCATCGACCTGGCCGGCGTCGTCACCGGCAGCAGCCACCCGTCGTGGCAGCCCGGTGACAAGGTCGTGCTCAACGGCTGGGGCGTCGGCGAGCGGCACTGGGGCGGGCTCGCCCAGCGCGCCCGCCTCGACGGCGACTGGCTGATCCCGCTGCCGGCCGCGCTCACCGCCCGGCAGGCGATGGCGATCGGCACCGCCGGTTACACCGCGAGCCTCTGCGTGGACGCGTTACTGACCCACGGCGTCCGGCCCGACCAGGGCGAAGTACTGGTGACCGGGGCGACCGGCGGCGTCGGCAGCGTCGCGGTGGCGCTGCTGGCCCGTGCCGGGTTCAGTGTCGCCGCATCCACCGGGAAAGCCGCCGAGGCGGAGTACCTCCAGCAGCTCGGCGCCACGACCGTGCTCGACCGGGCGGAGCTGTCCGCCGCGGGCAAGCCGCTGCAGAAGGAACGGTGGGCCGGCGTCGTCGACTCGATCGGCAGCCACACGCTCGTCAACGCCTGCGCTCAGACCCGGTACGGCGGTGCGGTCGCCGCCTGTGGTCTGGCGGGGGGCATGGACCTGCCGGGAACGGTCGCCCCGTTCATCCTGCGCGGCGTCGCGCTGCTCGGCGTCGACAGCGTGCAGGCGCCGGCCGAACGTCGTCGCGCGGCCTGGGACCGGCTCGCCCGGGACCTCGATCCGGCGCTGATCGACACGATCGCCGACGAGATCGGCCTCGCCGACGCGGTCGCGACGGCCGGCCGGCTGCTGGACGGCGCGGTGCGCGGCCGCGTCGTCGTCGACGTCAACCGCTGA
- a CDS encoding SMP-30/gluconolactonase/LRE family protein has translation MTLRSRYTGASPVSLADGWSAEQLTPPSRLFGANGLRTGPDGRIYIAQVAGSQISAVDVGTGDVEIVSAQGGDVVAPDDLAFDAAGNLYATEYYDGRVSVRGTDGRTRVLRDDLPGANGITFHQGRLFVDECRIGGRLLELDPNGGAPRVLLENLPMPNALEVGPDGKLYYPLLGTNEIWRVDPDGGEPERVAADLGVPDAVKFDSAGYLVSTQVASGEVLRIDPRSGERTVLAALAPGLDNLTFSGDRLFVSNFTGTVTEILSEGGTREVLPSGLTWPLDLTVDADGVLYVADGTYFYSLAPGGGLQTLGMLFSPGYPGYIRGVHAVGAGEFLVATSNGQVSRYAPARGETEILADGLDQVYGVAATPDGAVVVEQGTGRLLAVRSGGVEELAGGLATPVGVAVAPDGTYLVSESGAGRIVAVSASGVDTLVDGLETPQGLVVRDGRLYVVDIGAKTLVGVDLDSKARHVLARNLPVGAPAGVSPKPLRGLAPFSGPQGTFAGLAAGPDGTLYVSGDGDGSVLALREGTR, from the coding sequence ATGACGCTGCGGTCTCGATACACCGGCGCTTCGCCGGTCAGCCTTGCCGACGGGTGGAGCGCGGAACAGCTCACCCCTCCGAGCCGCCTGTTCGGCGCCAACGGTCTGCGGACCGGGCCCGACGGGCGGATCTACATCGCCCAGGTCGCCGGCAGCCAGATCAGCGCCGTCGACGTCGGAACCGGCGACGTGGAGATCGTCAGCGCCCAGGGCGGTGACGTCGTCGCGCCGGACGACCTCGCGTTCGACGCCGCCGGAAACCTCTACGCCACCGAGTATTACGACGGGCGGGTCAGCGTCCGCGGCACCGACGGGCGCACGAGGGTCCTGCGGGACGACCTCCCCGGCGCGAACGGGATCACGTTCCACCAGGGCCGCCTGTTCGTCGACGAGTGCCGGATCGGCGGCCGGCTGCTGGAACTGGACCCGAACGGCGGCGCGCCCCGGGTGTTGCTCGAGAACCTGCCGATGCCGAACGCGCTGGAAGTGGGCCCGGACGGCAAGCTGTACTACCCGCTGCTCGGCACCAACGAGATCTGGCGGGTCGACCCGGACGGCGGCGAGCCCGAGCGGGTCGCCGCCGACCTCGGCGTGCCGGACGCGGTGAAGTTCGACTCGGCCGGCTACCTCGTCTCCACGCAGGTGGCGAGCGGTGAGGTGCTGCGCATCGACCCGCGGTCGGGTGAGCGCACGGTGCTCGCCGCGCTCGCGCCCGGCCTGGACAACCTGACGTTCTCCGGCGACCGGCTGTTCGTCTCGAACTTCACCGGGACCGTCACCGAGATCCTCAGCGAGGGCGGGACCCGGGAGGTGCTCCCGTCCGGGCTGACCTGGCCGCTGGACCTGACCGTGGACGCCGACGGCGTGCTGTACGTCGCCGACGGCACCTACTTCTACTCGCTCGCTCCCGGCGGCGGTTTACAGACGCTCGGCATGCTGTTCAGCCCGGGGTACCCCGGCTACATCCGTGGTGTGCACGCCGTCGGCGCCGGTGAGTTCCTCGTCGCCACCTCGAACGGCCAGGTGTCGCGCTACGCCCCGGCGCGCGGCGAGACCGAGATCCTGGCTGATGGCCTCGACCAGGTCTACGGCGTGGCCGCGACCCCGGACGGTGCGGTCGTCGTCGAGCAGGGCACCGGCCGGCTGCTCGCGGTCCGGTCCGGCGGGGTCGAGGAACTGGCCGGTGGGCTCGCGACGCCGGTCGGCGTCGCGGTCGCCCCGGACGGCACGTACTTGGTGTCCGAGTCCGGCGCCGGGCGGATCGTCGCGGTCAGCGCGTCCGGGGTGGACACCCTGGTCGACGGGCTGGAGACGCCGCAGGGCCTCGTCGTGCGCGACGGCCGCTTGTACGTCGTCGACATCGGCGCGAAGACGCTGGTCGGCGTCGATCTCGACAGCAAGGCGCGGCACGTGCTGGCCCGCAACCTCCCGGTCGGGGCACCCGCCGGCGTGAGCCCGAAGCCGCTCCGCGGCCTGGCGCCGTTCTCCGGCCCGCAGGGCACGTTCGCCGGGCTCGCCGCGGGACCGGACGGCACGCTCTACGTGTCCGGCGACGGCGACGGAAGTGTCCTGGCGCTGCGGGAGGGAACCCGATGA
- a CDS encoding SDR family NAD(P)-dependent oxidoreductase codes for MSVFGLDGKVVIVAGAGGGGIGTAVTRMVAEAGATVVAVSRSQDNLDKHIGPLAGEGLNVVPVAADASTDEGVATVLAAATQTDGTLHGLVNVAGGAAPGTWMPATRVSRADWRALFAQNLETMFFMSQAVAAELKSQRRPGSIVSISSISGMNTAPLHIAYGTAKASLVAATRTLAVELAPYGVRVNAVAPGVTETPASGTYVDDDPERDQRAIAMGRRGRPEEQAGPILFLLSDLSTYVTGQTLLVDGGLNLKWTHLGADNTSLFLKDEGFRAAILAES; via the coding sequence ATGAGCGTCTTCGGTCTGGACGGCAAGGTCGTCATCGTCGCGGGTGCTGGCGGTGGCGGCATCGGCACCGCGGTGACCCGCATGGTGGCCGAGGCCGGTGCGACCGTGGTCGCGGTCAGCCGCTCCCAGGACAACCTCGACAAGCACATCGGGCCGCTGGCCGGCGAGGGGCTGAACGTCGTACCGGTCGCGGCCGACGCGTCCACCGACGAGGGCGTCGCCACCGTACTGGCGGCGGCGACACAGACGGACGGCACACTCCACGGGCTGGTCAACGTCGCAGGTGGCGCCGCACCCGGCACCTGGATGCCCGCGACCCGGGTCAGTCGCGCCGACTGGCGTGCGCTGTTCGCCCAGAACCTCGAGACGATGTTCTTCATGAGCCAGGCGGTCGCCGCCGAGCTCAAGTCGCAGCGCCGCCCGGGCTCGATCGTCTCGATCTCGTCGATCAGCGGCATGAACACCGCCCCGCTGCACATCGCCTACGGCACCGCGAAGGCGTCGCTGGTGGCGGCCACCCGCACGCTGGCCGTCGAGCTCGCGCCGTACGGCGTCCGGGTGAACGCGGTCGCGCCCGGCGTCACCGAGACACCCGCCTCCGGCACCTACGTCGACGACGACCCCGAGCGCGACCAGCGCGCGATCGCGATGGGGCGGCGCGGCCGCCCGGAAGAGCAGGCCGGACCGATCCTGTTCCTGCTCTCCGACCTGTCGACGTACGTCACCGGGCAGACGCTCCTGGTCGACGGCGGTCTGAACCTGAAGTGGACGCACCTGGGCGCGGACAACACCTCGTTGTTCCTCAAGGACGAAGGGTTCCGCGCCGCGATTCTTGCGGAGAGCTGA
- a CDS encoding aromatic ring-hydroxylating oxygenase subunit alpha: protein MTEIEPLSQPLTIGVEAYISPEYARAEADKLWAKVWQQVGRVEELPKVGSYLTYDIQDDSIIVVRSGPESFRAYYNVCAHRGRRLLDTPEGKHDARGRGRGFTCGYHGWKYNLEGENTFIPQRDDWPCGLTSANNGLTPVKVDTWGGWIWINQDPDAEPLRDYLEPAASLLDHYRTDKFRYRWRRWLVFDCNWKVALEAFMEIYHVPYTHPEFNQFGAQLGWAKAQGKHSNIGFEAPKGLEGNQGKVRIAEGDARVSTAVMQNFIWANANTNTTETLVDVANRLEKELPEGTPPAEVLQYWMKTAREEDAARGVVWPTIPPEVSAKSGTAFQIFPNFQIGHGQNNMLCYSARPYGFDPDKCIFEVAVYQLYPAGEEPETEWEYTPEDSPEWRTVLPQDFSNMAAVQKGMKARGFTGPKPNPYSERSVANLHHNLATYMGTGEPSELT from the coding sequence ATGACCGAGATCGAACCGCTGTCCCAGCCGCTCACGATCGGCGTCGAGGCCTACATCTCCCCGGAGTACGCCCGCGCCGAGGCCGACAAACTCTGGGCCAAGGTCTGGCAGCAGGTCGGGCGGGTGGAGGAACTCCCGAAGGTCGGGAGTTACCTCACCTACGACATCCAGGACGACTCGATCATCGTCGTCCGCAGCGGTCCCGAGTCGTTCCGGGCGTACTACAACGTGTGCGCCCACCGGGGCCGCCGGCTGCTCGACACCCCGGAAGGCAAGCACGACGCCCGGGGCCGCGGCCGCGGGTTCACCTGCGGCTACCACGGCTGGAAGTACAACCTCGAGGGCGAGAACACGTTCATTCCCCAGCGCGACGACTGGCCCTGCGGGCTGACGTCGGCGAACAACGGCCTGACGCCGGTCAAGGTCGACACCTGGGGCGGCTGGATTTGGATCAACCAGGATCCGGACGCCGAGCCGCTGCGGGACTACCTCGAGCCGGCCGCGAGCCTCCTCGATCACTACCGGACCGACAAGTTCCGGTATCGCTGGCGCCGCTGGCTGGTCTTCGACTGCAACTGGAAGGTCGCGCTCGAAGCGTTCATGGAGATCTACCACGTGCCCTACACCCACCCCGAGTTCAACCAGTTCGGTGCGCAGCTCGGCTGGGCGAAGGCCCAGGGCAAGCACAGCAACATCGGTTTCGAGGCGCCCAAGGGTCTGGAAGGCAATCAGGGCAAGGTGCGCATCGCCGAGGGGGACGCCCGGGTGTCCACCGCCGTGATGCAGAACTTCATCTGGGCGAACGCCAACACGAACACCACCGAGACGCTCGTCGACGTCGCCAACCGGCTGGAGAAGGAGCTGCCGGAGGGGACGCCACCGGCCGAGGTCCTGCAGTACTGGATGAAGACCGCTCGCGAGGAGGACGCCGCCCGCGGCGTCGTCTGGCCGACGATTCCGCCGGAGGTGTCCGCGAAGTCCGGCACCGCGTTCCAAATCTTCCCGAACTTCCAGATCGGCCACGGGCAGAACAACATGCTCTGCTATAGCGCCCGGCCCTACGGTTTCGACCCGGACAAATGCATCTTCGAGGTCGCGGTGTACCAGCTCTACCCGGCGGGCGAGGAGCCCGAGACCGAGTGGGAGTACACCCCGGAAGACTCGCCGGAGTGGCGGACGGTGCTGCCGCAGGACTTCTCCAACATGGCTGCCGTCCAGAAAGGCATGAAGGCCCGCGGATTCACCGGGCCGAAGCCCAACCCGTACAGCGAGCGCAGCGTGGCCAACCTGCACCACAACCTCGCCACATACATGGGAACTGGCGAACCCTCGGAGCTGACATGA
- a CDS encoding flavin-containing monooxygenase, which yields MTCEPTSTPEIDRDALRNKYLAERDKRLRPDGNSQYLVTEGEFEEFYEADPYTPVVPRLPISEDIDVAILGGGFAGLIAATRLKEAGVTNLRIIELGGDFGGVWYWNRYPGIQVDTDSYCYLPLLEETGYIPTQKYTLGDECFEHCQRIGKHFGLYDQAIFSTLVRSQEWDPALNRWRIRTNRDDDIRARFVIMAQGPFNRPKLPGIPGISEFEGHTIHTARWDYAYTGGDIHGGLEGLRGKRVAVIGTGASGVQVIPHIAKAAEHLYVFQRTASSIDERGNVPTDPEWAASLEPGWQKERQRNFHAAAYEAFGPGQPDLVCDGWTEISRNLQAHLDATNGWAALADPAKFLELREIVDYQVMQRLRDRIDAVVEDPATAEALKPYYRFLCKRPLFSDQYLPTFNRPNVTLIDVSDTKGVERITASGIVQNGVEYAVDCIVYASGFEITTDLDRRLAIAPFTGRDGLSLYDHWAEGYRTLHGMMSHGFPNQFFTGYVQGGITAAVPAMFEQQAVHIAYVIASAIERGATSVEPTQEAQDAWVATIRETAIDQTNFQRECTPGYYNNEGEQRIRSVLGDPYWPGFYAFGDLLQEWRDAGTLHGLEVRS from the coding sequence ATGACCTGTGAACCGACGTCGACTCCGGAGATCGACCGCGACGCGTTACGGAACAAATATTTGGCCGAACGCGACAAGCGCCTCCGTCCCGACGGCAACAGCCAGTACCTGGTGACCGAGGGTGAGTTCGAGGAGTTCTACGAGGCCGACCCGTACACGCCGGTGGTACCGCGGCTGCCGATCTCGGAAGACATCGACGTGGCGATCCTCGGCGGGGGTTTCGCGGGGTTGATCGCCGCGACCCGGCTGAAGGAAGCCGGCGTGACGAACCTCCGGATCATCGAGCTGGGCGGCGACTTCGGCGGCGTCTGGTACTGGAACCGCTATCCGGGCATCCAGGTCGATACCGATAGCTACTGCTACCTGCCGCTGCTCGAAGAGACCGGCTACATCCCGACGCAGAAGTACACGCTCGGCGACGAGTGCTTCGAGCACTGCCAGCGCATCGGGAAGCACTTCGGCCTGTACGACCAGGCGATCTTCAGCACGCTCGTCCGGTCCCAGGAGTGGGATCCCGCGCTGAACCGGTGGCGGATCCGCACCAACCGTGACGACGACATCCGCGCCCGGTTCGTCATCATGGCGCAGGGGCCGTTCAACCGGCCGAAGCTGCCCGGCATCCCCGGCATCTCGGAGTTCGAGGGCCACACGATCCACACGGCCCGCTGGGACTACGCGTACACCGGCGGCGACATCCACGGCGGCCTCGAGGGCCTCCGGGGCAAGCGGGTCGCGGTGATCGGCACCGGCGCCAGCGGCGTCCAGGTGATCCCGCACATCGCCAAGGCCGCCGAGCACCTGTACGTCTTCCAGCGCACCGCGTCGTCGATCGACGAGCGCGGCAACGTGCCGACGGACCCCGAATGGGCCGCGTCGTTGGAGCCAGGCTGGCAGAAGGAGCGACAGCGCAACTTCCACGCCGCGGCCTACGAGGCGTTCGGTCCGGGTCAGCCCGACCTCGTCTGCGACGGCTGGACCGAGATCAGCCGCAACCTTCAAGCCCATTTGGACGCCACGAACGGCTGGGCGGCGCTGGCGGACCCGGCGAAGTTCCTGGAGCTGCGGGAGATCGTCGACTACCAGGTGATGCAGCGGCTGCGCGACCGCATCGACGCCGTCGTCGAAGACCCCGCGACGGCCGAGGCGCTGAAGCCGTACTACCGCTTCCTCTGCAAGCGGCCGCTCTTCTCCGACCAGTACCTGCCGACGTTCAACCGGCCGAACGTGACGCTGATCGACGTCTCCGACACCAAGGGCGTCGAGCGGATCACGGCCAGCGGAATCGTGCAGAACGGCGTGGAGTACGCCGTGGACTGCATCGTCTACGCCAGCGGCTTCGAGATCACCACCGACCTCGACCGCCGGCTGGCGATCGCGCCGTTCACCGGCCGCGACGGACTGTCGCTCTACGACCACTGGGCCGAGGGCTACCGCACGCTGCACGGGATGATGAGCCACGGCTTCCCGAACCAGTTCTTCACCGGTTACGTCCAGGGCGGCATCACCGCGGCGGTTCCGGCGATGTTCGAGCAGCAGGCCGTGCACATCGCGTACGTCATCGCGTCGGCGATCGAGCGCGGCGCCACGTCGGTGGAGCCCACCCAGGAAGCCCAGGACGCCTGGGTGGCGACGATCCGCGAGACCGCGATCGACCAGACCAACTTCCAGCGCGAGTGCACGCCCGGCTACTACAACAACGAGGGCGAGCAGCGGATCCGGTCGGTTCTGGGTGACCCGTACTGGCCCGGTTTCTACGCGTTCGGCGACCTGCTGCAGGAGTGGCGCGACGCGGGCACGCTGCACGGTCTGGAGGTGCGCTCATGA
- a CDS encoding SDR family NAD(P)-dependent oxidoreductase — translation MTLRFDDRVAVVTGGGRGLGRAYALLLASRGAKVVVNDTGASIAGDGVDTAPADEVVREIEKAGGEAVACPASVATPEGGQAIVDTALDTFGRIDVLVHNAGNNRRAPLTEMTYEDFDAVLDVHLRGAFHVVRPAFPVMAAAGYGRVVLTSSIGGLYGNQLVANYSAAKAGVIGLSHVVALEGAASGVKSNVIGPGALTRLAEGLDTSAYPPMDPELTAPVVGWLAHESCSISGEVLVTMAGRVARAWVAESPGVYRPSWSIEQVAEDIDTIRDTSDPWVLPVVPSGFATHIGNSFAMARNS, via the coding sequence ATGACGCTACGTTTCGACGATCGCGTCGCGGTGGTCACCGGCGGAGGGCGCGGGCTCGGGCGGGCCTACGCGCTGCTGCTCGCCTCCCGGGGCGCGAAGGTCGTCGTCAACGACACCGGCGCGTCGATCGCCGGGGACGGCGTCGACACCGCCCCCGCCGACGAGGTCGTCCGGGAGATCGAGAAGGCCGGCGGCGAGGCGGTGGCCTGTCCTGCGTCGGTCGCGACGCCGGAGGGCGGCCAGGCGATCGTCGACACGGCGCTCGACACGTTCGGCCGGATCGACGTCCTCGTCCACAACGCGGGCAACAACCGGCGGGCACCGCTGACCGAGATGACGTACGAGGACTTCGACGCGGTGCTCGACGTCCACCTCCGTGGCGCGTTCCACGTCGTCCGGCCGGCGTTCCCGGTGATGGCCGCCGCCGGCTACGGCCGGGTCGTCCTGACGTCGTCGATCGGCGGGCTGTACGGCAACCAGCTGGTCGCGAACTACAGCGCGGCGAAGGCGGGTGTGATCGGGCTGTCCCACGTGGTCGCCCTCGAAGGGGCCGCCTCGGGCGTGAAGTCGAACGTCATCGGCCCCGGCGCGCTGACCAGGCTCGCCGAGGGGCTCGACACGTCGGCGTACCCACCGATGGACCCGGAGCTGACGGCGCCGGTCGTCGGATGGCTCGCGCACGAATCCTGCTCGATCTCGGGCGAGGTACTGGTGACGATGGCCGGCCGGGTGGCGCGAGCCTGGGTCGCCGAGAGCCCTGGCGTGTATCGGCCCTCGTGGTCGATCGAGCAGGTCGCCGAGGACATCGACACGATCCGCGACACCAGCGACCCGTGGGTCCTGCCGGTCGTCCCCTCGGGATTCGCCACCCACATCGGAAACAGCTTCGCGATGGCGAGGAACTCATGA
- a CDS encoding thiamine pyrophosphate-binding protein, whose product MTVKVYERILDLFEAEGINTIFGIPDPNFVHMFHLADERGWNVVAPHHEASAGFMAEAVSRMTGKAAVCIGTLGPGIANLAPAIMCAKVENSPVIFLGGQRARITEQRVRRGRIQFVKQAALVEPSVKYSASIEYADQTDEVIRNALRTALSGTPGPAYIEYPSHVIQGDLDVPAALPPSAYRLVDQTAGPERVAEAVELIRAAKQPILLVGHGVHTARVGESVRALADALACPVIQTSGGTSYIKGLEDRTFPYGFSPSAIEAVVQSDLCVALGTELGEPVHYGRGRHWVANEANRKWVLVEQDPQAIGVNRPIDVPLVGDLRAVVPQLVSALDGFTRTPSPELAGWITADAERLAELAETAPSGQSPVHPARLIVEATKVFPPDGILIRDGGATTIFGWTYTQAKPNDVVWNQNFGHLGTGLPYAVGAGVADGGKRPLMLITGDSSFLFHIAELETAARLNLPLVCVVGVDYSWGLEVGVYKRTFGQGSRETGTHWSTATRLDKVAEGFGCYGEYVERDEDIAPAIKRAYASGKTAVIHVVIDPKANSEEMPSYDEFRTWYAEGTQ is encoded by the coding sequence ATGACGGTCAAGGTTTACGAACGCATCCTCGATCTCTTCGAGGCCGAGGGCATCAACACGATCTTCGGCATCCCCGATCCGAACTTCGTGCACATGTTCCACCTGGCCGACGAGCGCGGCTGGAACGTCGTCGCGCCGCACCACGAGGCGTCGGCGGGCTTCATGGCCGAGGCGGTGTCCCGGATGACCGGGAAGGCCGCGGTCTGCATCGGCACGCTGGGCCCCGGCATCGCGAACCTGGCGCCGGCGATCATGTGCGCGAAGGTCGAGAACTCGCCGGTGATCTTCCTCGGCGGCCAGCGCGCCCGGATCACCGAGCAGCGGGTCCGGCGCGGCCGGATCCAGTTCGTCAAGCAGGCCGCGCTGGTCGAGCCCTCGGTGAAGTACTCCGCCAGCATCGAGTACGCCGACCAGACCGACGAGGTGATCCGGAACGCGCTCCGGACCGCGCTGTCCGGCACGCCCGGCCCGGCGTACATCGAGTACCCCTCGCACGTCATCCAGGGCGACCTGGACGTTCCGGCCGCGCTGCCGCCGAGCGCGTACCGGCTCGTCGACCAGACCGCGGGGCCGGAGCGGGTCGCCGAGGCGGTCGAGCTGATCCGGGCGGCGAAACAGCCGATCCTGCTGGTCGGGCACGGCGTCCACACCGCGCGGGTGGGGGAGTCGGTCCGGGCGCTGGCCGACGCGCTGGCCTGTCCGGTGATCCAGACCTCCGGCGGGACCTCGTACATCAAGGGCCTGGAAGACCGCACGTTCCCGTACGGGTTCTCGCCGTCGGCGATCGAGGCCGTCGTGCAGTCCGACCTGTGCGTGGCGCTCGGCACCGAGCTGGGCGAGCCGGTGCACTACGGCCGCGGCCGGCACTGGGTGGCCAACGAGGCCAACCGGAAGTGGGTCCTCGTCGAGCAGGACCCACAGGCGATCGGCGTGAACCGGCCGATCGACGTGCCGCTGGTCGGTGACCTCCGGGCGGTGGTTCCGCAGCTCGTCTCCGCGCTCGACGGCTTCACGCGGACGCCGTCCCCGGAGCTGGCGGGCTGGATCACGGCCGACGCCGAGCGCCTGGCGGAGCTGGCCGAGACCGCGCCGTCCGGCCAGTCGCCGGTGCACCCCGCGCGGTTGATCGTCGAGGCGACGAAGGTGTTCCCGCCGGACGGCATCCTGATCCGCGACGGCGGGGCGACGACGATCTTCGGCTGGACGTACACCCAGGCGAAGCCCAACGACGTGGTCTGGAACCAGAACTTCGGGCACCTCGGCACCGGACTGCCGTACGCGGTGGGGGCGGGCGTCGCCGACGGCGGCAAGCGTCCGCTGATGCTGATCACCGGCGACTCGTCGTTCCTGTTCCACATCGCCGAGCTGGAGACCGCCGCCCGGCTCAACCTGCCCCTTGTCTGCGTGGTCGGGGTCGACTACTCCTGGGGGCTGGAGGTCGGCGTCTACAAGCGCACGTTCGGCCAGGGCTCCCGGGAGACCGGGACGCACTGGAGCACAGCGACGCGGCTGGACAAGGTCGCCGAGGGCTTCGGCTGCTACGGCGAGTACGTCGAGCGAGACGAGGACATCGCCCCGGCGATCAAGCGTGCGTACGCCAGCGGCAAGACCGCGGTGATCCACGTGGTGATCGACCCGAAGGCGAACTCCGAGGAGATGCCGAGCTACGACGAGTTCCGGACCTGGTACGCCGAAGGGACGCAATGA